Proteins encoded together in one Marinobacter sp. Arc7-DN-1 window:
- a CDS encoding DUF3488 and transglutaminase-like domain-containing protein, whose protein sequence is MSLLDRLSGNDADKVPATSLPSRALLWLIGSFALLLTPQWDRLPLWLIAACAVLASWRWLARYGRVRLPGRWLRTGIMLVLTGVYVATVQGRFTVDTAASFFVLAVGLKWLETRSVRDFYVLFFILVYLATVNFLFHQEILWALVNFTGIALLLVGLQVLNAPELPGGMKSGWRRLGALFLKTLPVVVLLFVFFPRMSPLWSVPLVSGEARTGIGDTMRPGDISSLAQSSERAFRVTFGGEIPPYRDRYWRGLTLDYLDGETWRQGQAGDFRALGRVAVDGGVGPLKPEEYDVLLEPTDQRWAFALENSRAVSDNVVEESADLFRFRRPADSPVRYRLALEEKAGSGEQIERPELRRYLQLPGEGNPRARELAGELRRSMGDEQIIRSLMERFREQAYFYTLRPPAMPDNGIDTLLFDKKRGFCAHYAGATTFVLRAAGIPARVVVGYQGGEPGAGRDYLIVRQYDAHAWVEAYLDGRGWVRIDPTAAIAPERIESGLREAVAQEGSFLENDWASPQRYANVALVQWASLQLDRINYQWQRWVVGYQGQSQMDLMSRLPGGFGMRELGYLTAGIVGAGLLIAGLISALQMRRGEKRNAFRRVVDTWHRLCASAGVPVRHGETPSVLATRLAKAEPAAADSARLFARMVNSHYYSAGTEDEGGEQLKRMRRLLATMKRQLRRSNSRTGRRRD, encoded by the coding sequence TTGAGCCTTCTGGATCGTCTGAGCGGAAACGACGCGGACAAGGTACCGGCAACCAGCCTGCCATCGAGAGCCCTGCTGTGGCTGATAGGCAGTTTTGCGCTGCTGTTAACACCCCAGTGGGACCGGCTTCCCCTGTGGCTCATCGCGGCCTGCGCTGTACTCGCCAGCTGGCGATGGCTGGCCCGGTATGGCCGGGTCAGATTGCCGGGCCGCTGGCTCAGAACCGGGATAATGCTGGTGCTGACTGGCGTCTATGTGGCTACGGTACAAGGGCGCTTTACGGTAGACACGGCTGCATCCTTCTTTGTGCTTGCTGTAGGCCTGAAATGGCTGGAAACCCGGTCAGTGCGCGATTTCTACGTGTTGTTTTTTATTCTCGTTTACCTTGCTACGGTCAACTTCCTGTTTCATCAGGAGATTCTCTGGGCTCTGGTGAATTTTACCGGCATTGCGCTGCTTCTCGTGGGGTTGCAGGTACTTAACGCACCGGAACTGCCAGGGGGGATGAAATCCGGATGGCGGAGGCTGGGGGCCTTGTTCCTGAAGACTCTGCCTGTTGTGGTTCTGCTGTTCGTGTTCTTCCCGCGCATGTCACCGCTGTGGAGCGTCCCCCTGGTTTCGGGTGAGGCCCGGACCGGTATCGGCGACACCATGCGACCAGGCGATATTTCCAGTCTGGCGCAGAGCAGCGAACGGGCGTTCCGGGTGACCTTCGGTGGCGAGATTCCGCCGTATCGTGATCGCTACTGGCGTGGCCTTACCCTGGATTACCTGGACGGCGAAACCTGGAGGCAGGGGCAAGCCGGAGACTTCCGTGCGCTTGGTCGGGTCGCCGTCGATGGCGGTGTTGGCCCGCTCAAACCTGAAGAGTACGACGTATTGCTGGAACCCACGGACCAGCGCTGGGCGTTTGCCCTGGAAAATTCCCGGGCCGTGTCCGACAACGTGGTTGAGGAATCGGCCGACCTGTTCCGGTTTCGTCGGCCCGCTGACAGCCCGGTTCGTTACCGGTTGGCCCTGGAAGAGAAAGCCGGCTCAGGTGAGCAGATCGAAAGGCCTGAACTTCGCCGGTATCTCCAACTGCCCGGGGAAGGCAACCCAAGGGCCCGTGAGCTGGCCGGGGAGCTCCGTCGAAGCATGGGCGACGAGCAGATCATCCGTTCACTGATGGAGCGGTTTCGGGAGCAGGCTTATTTTTACACATTGAGGCCGCCTGCCATGCCGGACAACGGCATTGATACCCTGCTGTTCGACAAAAAGCGGGGCTTCTGTGCCCATTACGCGGGCGCGACAACCTTTGTATTGCGGGCCGCAGGCATACCGGCCCGCGTGGTGGTTGGTTATCAGGGCGGTGAGCCCGGTGCCGGGAGGGATTACCTGATCGTACGCCAATACGATGCCCATGCCTGGGTTGAAGCCTATCTGGATGGCCGGGGCTGGGTACGGATCGACCCCACCGCGGCAATTGCACCCGAGCGCATCGAATCCGGCCTGAGAGAAGCGGTTGCGCAAGAAGGGTCGTTTCTCGAAAACGATTGGGCCTCGCCCCAGCGGTACGCAAACGTTGCTTTGGTTCAGTGGGCGAGCCTGCAACTGGACCGCATCAACTATCAGTGGCAACGTTGGGTCGTCGGTTATCAGGGCCAGAGCCAGATGGACTTGATGTCCCGGTTGCCGGGCGGCTTTGGTATGCGGGAGCTGGGGTACCTGACGGCGGGCATTGTCGGGGCCGGATTACTGATCGCGGGCCTGATATCAGCGTTGCAGATGCGCCGTGGGGAAAAGCGGAACGCCTTCCGGCGGGTTGTGGATACCTGGCACCGGCTGTGCGCGAGCGCCGGCGTGCCGGTTCGCCATGGCGAGACGCCGTCTGTGCTGGCCACGAGACTGGCAAAGGCGGAACCCGCGGCGGCGGATTCCGCCAGGCTTTTTGCCCGGATGGTCAACAGCCATTACTATAGCGCAGGCACAGAGGATGAGGGGGGCGAGCAACTGAAACGAATGCGCCGGCTGCTCGCCACCATGAAGCGACAATTACGCAGATCCAATTCCCGGA
- a CDS encoding DUF58 domain-containing protein codes for MKNLFRNRWQRWINRRIPRSDLQSFSQKNIFILPTGAGVVFGLLLFIMLLTGINYQNSLIYLSTFLLGAVFVGAMHQTHRNLSGLELTLVQPGEGFAGDDIPFRFRLRAGRDDAIAILLSCGESGHALVHVHCGQAQDVSLPVHSAHRGYLRPDRIRIETQFPFGLLKAWSWIRPVSAGVVFPRPVPAPEAFSMVEDGEESAQARSVDGNDHADIRPWREGDLSQRVLWKRFARTGQMVVADWEGEQGSPHWLDFNAYPGADHELRLSYLAFLVNERGKSGARFGLNLPGQIIEPDSGPAHAARCLRVLATWGEERPRDAMSEPHGTRKRSSRTSSRVITEGRV; via the coding sequence ATGAAAAATCTGTTCAGAAACCGCTGGCAGCGCTGGATCAACCGACGGATTCCGCGGTCTGATCTTCAGTCCTTCAGCCAGAAAAATATCTTCATTCTGCCAACCGGCGCCGGCGTGGTTTTCGGTTTGTTGCTATTCATCATGCTGTTAACCGGCATCAATTATCAGAACAGCCTGATTTATCTGAGCACGTTCCTCCTGGGTGCCGTTTTTGTCGGCGCCATGCACCAGACCCATCGAAATCTCTCTGGCCTTGAACTGACCCTGGTTCAGCCAGGGGAAGGCTTTGCCGGCGATGATATTCCCTTCCGGTTCCGGCTCAGGGCGGGCCGGGATGATGCCATTGCCATCCTGCTTTCCTGTGGGGAATCGGGCCATGCCCTGGTGCATGTCCATTGCGGGCAGGCGCAGGATGTCAGCCTGCCAGTTCATTCCGCTCACCGGGGATACCTGCGCCCGGACAGGATCCGTATAGAAACCCAGTTTCCGTTTGGCTTGCTGAAGGCCTGGTCCTGGATCCGGCCGGTGTCCGCCGGTGTTGTCTTCCCCAGGCCGGTGCCCGCGCCGGAGGCGTTCAGCATGGTTGAGGATGGCGAGGAGTCCGCCCAGGCGCGATCCGTTGATGGTAACGACCATGCCGATATCCGGCCCTGGCGGGAGGGGGATCTGAGCCAGCGGGTTTTGTGGAAGCGGTTTGCAAGAACCGGGCAGATGGTTGTCGCAGACTGGGAGGGCGAGCAGGGAAGTCCGCACTGGCTGGATTTCAATGCCTATCCGGGTGCGGATCATGAGTTGCGGCTAAGCTATCTGGCCTTTCTGGTCAATGAGCGTGGCAAAAGCGGGGCCCGGTTTGGTCTGAATCTTCCGGGGCAGATTATTGAACCGGATTCCGGGCCTGCGCATGCGGCCCGGTGCCTCAGGGTGCTGGCAACCTGGGGTGAAGAACGGCCCAGGGACGCAATGTCTGAACCCCATGGCACCCGGAAACGGTCTTCACGGACATCGTCGCGGGTTATCACGGAGGGTCGGGTTTGA
- a CDS encoding DUF6160 family protein, whose amino-acid sequence MKGLKKIALATAVAAAPFAAQAELTALNDSMMGNVTGQAGVTIELETQVSIGQFRYTDTDSGAAGEIGGGSFTVNDIELGGAGLITGANPIFDIDGDGTPDIAATELLDDLAINIDLASDGDAVISVKTISGLPIDWGFTASSMNLEGTAGESTTLISGMKAWGMVGRLDIRVDTEDAATTLGGTGDGSLNIDTAFTVNNMEFDVPFLAVGVRGLSVTGAGANFDYNGDGVVDLSDVDLDNSGVAGDTKEEKLNMGFANVNMDVYKGNGLGASAKTDVLRVDVNDVIMDVNVAGVLVGGTSVGSFTMDNLHIQNTKLAIYGH is encoded by the coding sequence ATGAAAGGCCTGAAGAAAATTGCACTTGCTACAGCCGTAGCCGCCGCTCCGTTCGCCGCACAGGCAGAACTGACGGCATTGAATGACTCCATGATGGGTAACGTCACCGGTCAGGCTGGTGTGACCATCGAGCTGGAAACCCAGGTAAGCATCGGTCAGTTCAGGTACACCGATACTGATTCAGGTGCTGCCGGCGAGATTGGTGGCGGTTCCTTCACCGTCAACGACATTGAGCTCGGCGGTGCTGGTCTGATCACCGGTGCGAACCCTATCTTTGATATCGACGGTGATGGAACTCCTGACATCGCAGCGACCGAGCTTCTGGACGATTTGGCCATCAACATTGACCTGGCTTCCGACGGTGATGCTGTCATTTCGGTTAAGACGATCAGTGGTCTGCCGATTGACTGGGGCTTCACTGCTTCCTCGATGAACCTGGAAGGTACTGCCGGTGAGAGCACTACCCTGATCTCCGGAATGAAGGCCTGGGGTATGGTGGGCAGACTGGATATCCGGGTCGATACTGAAGATGCCGCAACGACTCTCGGCGGAACCGGTGACGGTTCTCTGAACATCGACACCGCCTTCACCGTGAACAACATGGAATTTGACGTTCCGTTCCTGGCGGTGGGTGTCCGTGGCCTGTCGGTGACCGGTGCTGGTGCCAACTTCGATTACAATGGCGACGGTGTGGTTGATCTCTCAGATGTGGATCTTGATAACAGTGGCGTTGCCGGAGACACTAAAGAAGAGAAGCTAAACATGGGCTTTGCAAACGTCAACATGGACGTATACAAAGGAAATGGCCTGGGTGCATCGGCTAAGACCGACGTGCTGCGGGTTGATGTCAACGACGTAATCATGGATGTGAACGTCGCGGGTGTTCTTGTCGGTGGAACCAGCGTCGGTTCTTTCACTATGGACAACCTGCATATTCAGAACACCAAGCTGGCTATCTACGGTCACTAA